The Clostridium felsineum DSM 794 region TTTAACCCTGATATACAATATTAAGGTTATGTATATACTTTTAATAATCACACTTAATGCTTTTAAAAATTTCATTTAGCATTAATTAACTATTATGCTTTAATTTAGTAAAATGCATTGTTTACATTAATAAGCGTTTGTGCATGAGTACTTATACGATAAATTTAAGACGAAAATGTGGGAAATAAAAAATTCATACATAGACAAAAGGATAACTATTATTCAAAAAAAGATTTCTTATTTGAGCTATCTAAATATCAAATAAGAAATCACTATAAAAAAAGATTACCAAAAGTCCATATTAAACTTTTGACTTCTTATAATTGTTCCAAAGTTTCATGGTTGGCGTTAAGGCTTTAAGTATCTCAAGATGGCTTTTATTACTTGCTATTTCATTAATTAATCTATCCATCAATTTGTTATCCAAATTTCTGACTATTAGATCTATATTATCATTATTTAAGTTCTCTAAAAGTCTTCTCAAAACAATTGAATTGTTGTAGTTCTCAAATAAAGGTTTTACAAACTCATCATATTTACCTAAATTACATAAATCATAGGCTGAATAAACACCTGTTAATACTGATGCAAATTGCCCAAAGCCAAGCCCAGGTGAAATTGTACCAAAGCAATTTCCAACGAAATATGTATTATCAATTATTGGCCTATCACATATTCCCATCATATAATTTGTAATCTCAAATTTATCAGTTATTCTAAAATTTTGATCTAAATCCTTGCAAGCTATACTATAAAAGGTTTCCCATACAGTATTTATATCTAACTTTATATTGTTTGGATAATCAGGATAAGCGATAACCAAATTAGCTTCTTTTTCTGTAAAAGGTATTAGCCAAGCGTAGCCTTTGGGTATTACATCATAATTAAACCAGACATGAGTAATATTCGTAAGAAATTCGCCTTCAACCGTAACCCCTTTTATAGTAGTGGTAAGGTCGCATCTATAATTACCTAGTTTAGTAGCATAAGCTCCATCTCCTGTTGCTAAGACTACACATTCAAATTCCTTACATAATTGTTCATACTCATAAGTAGAATTAAAGTTTATTTCAGCTTCTAATTGTTCTTCTAATTGACATTCATAAGAATTTTCATGTCGACCCCTAATATTAACATAACCTATAGGTCCATCAATGCTTCCAATTTCATTTTTAGAATGAAAAACTAGCTTTCTAATCATATCTGTAGGAGTTAATTTTATATCATAATTTTCTTTAAGGTACTGTAAATCATCTTTAATAGGTCTATTTAATATGCTAAAGGTAGCTTCTCCATTAACAAATCTATCTCCCACACGATTTCGCTTTTCGAAAATAGTTGGTTTAATTCCATGCCTTTCTAATGTTATAGCACAAGATAGACCAGACATTCCTGCGCCCATAATAGCAACTTCCACATAAAACACCTCCATATCATGTAGTTTTTATCTTTACAAGCTTTTTATACGACTATAATTAAATATATTTATAAAAATCTTATTCTTAACTAGAAAATCCCAATGTATAGTAAAATAGCTTGTGGTGATATCTTTTACTAACACCCCATATACTAGTATTTAACCCTAATACTAACCCTAATATATAATATAAAAGTTACATACGCCTACTAAAGACACGTCTATAACTTTTAAAAATTTTATTAAATGAAAATTATTATTTTACTTAACATTAATTCTGTTTTATGTTATAATTTAGTAAAGGA contains the following coding sequences:
- a CDS encoding NAD(P)/FAD-dependent oxidoreductase — protein: MEVAIMGAGMSGLSCAITLERHGIKPTIFEKRNRVGDRFVNGEATFSILNRPIKDDLQYLKENYDIKLTPTDMIRKLVFHSKNEIGSIDGPIGYVNIRGRHENSYECQLEEQLEAEINFNSTYEYEQLCKEFECVVLATGDGAYATKLGNYRCDLTTTIKGVTVEGEFLTNITHVWFNYDVIPKGYAWLIPFTEKEANLVIAYPDYPNNIKLDINTVWETFYSIACKDLDQNFRITDKFEITNYMMGICDRPIIDNTYFVGNCFGTISPGLGFGQFASVLTGVYSAYDLCNLGKYDEFVKPLFENYNNSIVLRRLLENLNNDNIDLIVRNLDNKLMDRLINEIASNKSHLEILKALTPTMKLWNNYKKSKV